A window of Candidatus Peribacteraceae bacterium genomic DNA:
ACGGAGTTCTTCATGGTGGAGTGGCTCTTGATCCGCAAGTTCTGGCGCTGGCGCACCTCTCTCCCGCTCTCCCAGATCCTCGAAGTGCGCAAGGATGCCGTGGTGGTCCGCGATCCCCTCAGCCCCGTCCCCGAGAAAGCGAAAGAAGAGAAATCACCCATGCTGCAGGTGCCGGAGGCCGCCTAGCCTCACCCGGCACCTTTTCTTCAAAAATAAAAGCGCGCCTTCCGGCGCGCTCTGAAAACCGAAGCGAGGAAGATCATGTGCCGAAGATGCCCGGCACCGTACCCATGATGAAGCCGACGATGATGCGAGCGAGCAAAATGACGATGAGGCCCACCACCACGTAGAGGATGGACTTCTTGGCCTTCTCCTTCGCTTCATCCTCCCCCTGCGAAACGATGAGGCGGATGCCGGCAATGATGATGAAGGCGATGGCGACGAGCGCGACGAGGTCGAGGACGAAGACGATGATGCTCAAGATGGCATCAATGAGGTCATCCTTGCCGCCTTCACCGCCGGAGGGCAAGCCGGGGATCTCGGGGATTTCTATCTGCGCGTGGCTGATGGACGGGGAGAGCAAGGTTGCCGCTGATGACAGGGCTGCCCACAGGCGAAGAGAGACTCTGTTGAACATGAGGGAGGGTGGAAATTACGGTTATTCTTGCTTGCTCTTCAGCTATCTGCAATGTGGAGCGCAGTGTTTGACCTTGACGGAAACCGCGTATCTTTCTGCTTTGCTTGCTCCGGGGGAAAACCCTACGTGTTGCTCGCAAACCCCGCGCCCACCAGCACTATGGCCGGCGCGGCGAAGAGCAGGTCTTGATTGAAGATCATGAGTTGCATGAGCATGCTCTGCCGGATGATGGGGGAGAGGGAGGCGAGGTTGGGGAGGGAGGCGTCCAGGAGGGGGAGGCCGCTGGCGTACGTGAGGAGGGTGGAGAGGAGCAAACCCGCCGTGGCCACGCCGCACAGCACCGTGATGACGATATTCACGATCATCGTCTCCCGTGCATACACCACCGTGAATCCCGCCTTGATGGTGAGCAGGATCATGATGACGATGAAGAGGATGAGCTTGGTGATGGAGAGGAGGGGAATGCCTTCCCCCAGCCCGAAGAGGCTGTTCTGGGTGAGGCCCGCCTCCGCGCCCACGCGCTGGATCACGTTGCCGATGCCCTGCACGGCCAGGATGGCGATGTACGTGGAGATGATCACCTTCACCGATTCCCTCTTTCCGATGATGAACGTGTAGGTCACGACGATGGCGAAGAACACGATGATGAAGAGGTCCCAACTCATCTGGAGGTTCGCCATGGGAGGGATCATACCGTGTTGCATCCCATCTTCAGCTATGAGGTATTGTTTCATTGTTGAATTGTTGCATTGTTCGCAAGCGAGACTTGCACCGATGGGAGCAATGGAACAATGGAACAATGGAACAATGGAACAATGATGTCTACAATGGCCACCACTCATGCGACACGGGTTTCTCCTCATCGATAAACCGGCGGGCATCACCAGCCACGATGCCGTGGCCATGGTCCGCAGGACGCTGCCGGAGACCCATGCGGGCCACCTGGGCACGCTGGACCCCGCGGCGACGGGTCTCCTGGTGATGGGCGTGGGACGCAAGGCGCTCAAGGTGATCGAACTGTTCAACGGGCTTTCCAAGGAGTACGAGGCGGGCGTCCGCTTCGGCGCGGTGAGTACCACGTACGACGGGGAGGGGGTGATAGAGGAAGTGAAGCCGCCGGGGGGATGGACGGTTCCCCAGCAGGTGATTCTGCAGCGCACCATCGCCGACCGCTTCATAGGGAAGATCGACCAAGTACCCCCCTCCTACTCCGCCATCAAGGTGGGCGGGGAGCGCGCGTACCGTAAGGCGCGGCAGGGGAGGAGCGTGGAGCTGGCCGCGCGACAGGTGGAAATCATCTCTTGCACCATCCTCTCCTATGCCTATCCGGACCTGGTGCTGGATGTCACCTGCGGCTCGGGCACCTACATCCGCTCCCTCGCCCACGACCTCGGCCGCCTCCTCCGTTGCGGCGGGTACTTGAAGAGTCTGCGGCGGACAAAGGTCGGCCGCTGGTCCGTTACCGATGCCGTGCCTCCCGATAAGGCTGCCTGGGCGCGCGTGATACCCCTCAAGGAGGTCCTCAGGGGCTTCCCCCGCCGGGAACTTACTTCCCAAGAGTTCAAAGCGTTGGGCTATGGCCAGGACATCGCGGGTACAACAGCCCCGGGTACCATCGCATGGCACGAGGAACTCCCCGTCGCCCTCTTGGAGCAGAAGGGGGAGGGGGTAATCCACGCGAGGAAGATGTTGTGATGGTGGGTCAGGTGGGATTTGAACCCACGGCCAATTGCTTAAGAGGCAACTGCTCTACCGGACTGAGCTACTGACCCGTTACGGGTACGGTACCAAAACAGACCGCTGTTGACAACGATCCTTAGGGGGGAAGACCGGGCTTACGATCACTCAGAACCCCTCTCCAGCTTGGCGCGGAGGGCTTCCTCGAATTGCTTGCGGTGTTCCCTGTGGCCAACAATTTCCTGCTCCCGCTTGGCGAAATCCTGTTCCAGTGAGGCGATCTGCGCCGCCGTACCGTCATCGCCCTTGCCGTCGTTGACCTGCGCTTGCAGCTTATCGTGCAATTCCTGCGCCTCCTCATTCTGCTTCACGAGCGGGTAGATGACGCCCGTGAACGCATGGATGGCATCCAGGAGTTCCTGTTCGCTCATGCCTCCCGTGTCTCCGGGGAGGGGGGGCGGGGCTGCGCGTTCCTCTTCCGTCGTCTGCGCTTCCGGGGCTTCACCTGCCGCCGGTTCCGTAACCGTCACAGGGGCGTCCGCAGGCGTTTCGGGGGGAGGGGAATCTGCCTCCGGGGGCGTTTCCTCTTTCGCCGTCTCTTCCGGGGCGGCCTCCTGCTCCTCTTCCTCCGGCGTGAGTTCCTGCGCCGCGGGCGCTTGCTCGTCACCCAAAAGCTTCCCACCCTCTTCGGCCGGCACCAGGGCATCGTAGATTCCCTGCACCTTCTGGAGGTCATTCAAGTCCGCCTTCTTCCCCAACGCCTGCAGCGGTGTGAGCACGAAACGTTCCGAAAAATGGTGCGCCGCGCCAGCCCGGTTCTGCGCATTGCGCAATTCCGGGGAAAGAGAAAGGATCTCCTCGCTCTCCGAAAGGGAAGGCCCCGGCTGCGGTACTTCCTTCTGCATCTGGAGGAGCCGGTGCTCACCTGCGCCGTTGCTGAAGGGCAGGAATCTCATTCGGCGGGGAATGCGGGGAGCGGGGAAAAATCGGAGAGCAGCGATGCTTCGTCATCCTTCTTGGACTTCTTACTCACGGCGTGGGTGCGGCACTGCTGCACGGCTTCCCGCAGCTCCTTGGTGAGCGCCGCAAACGCACGGTCATACTTGGCGAAGGCCGCCAGGTACCGCTTCCGGCGCTCGGCGTTCTGCTCCGGCGTCTCGTCCTTGTACGTGTTCTCGAGCGTGGGGATGGTCGCTGTCACCAGATCTGGCTCAATCTGCGCCATGAGCGCGTCGTAGATCCGACGTCCCGAGGGGATGCGCAACGGCAGCGCTTTGGAGGAGGGTTTCTGAGGGTTCAGAGCCATCCAGACATTATAGCACAACGAAGAGTATTTGTCTTGTGGAAGCGGATATCTTTAAATAGGCCCTTCGCTCCTTTCCGTCCGTTCAGGAAGTCTTTTTCATCATCTGTGACATCATCCGTGGGAGGACGATGGCATTATTCACGTTGTTGGCAACGGTCCGCAATTCCTTATCCGTCGGAAGGGTGGCGATCATGGTTTGGGAGACGGGGTCCGCCCTAAAGCCTTGCGTGTCCAGGATCTTTAAGAGATTGACGATTTCCGCGTCTGGCACCCCGCCCCTGTTCCTCAATTGGTTCAACTGGACAATCATGGTGTACTCGCCGTTGTCTTCCCGCGTAACGGCGATGGAATTACGAACGTAGACGGCATTGTTCTTATCATGCGGAAGCATGACGAAGGCGTTTTGAAGTTCCGTCCACACCTGGTTCTCCACGGTGGCGGTTTCCCGCGTCGCGGGTTGCTGGGGCGTTTCCACCGTCATGGACGGTGCCGGAGCCTCCGCAGGCGCGGCGACGGGTGTGGCGGTCGGTTGTGCGGAGGGCGCCGCTTCCGGTTGTGTGGGTTGGGGAGCCGGTTCCACCGCCGCAGCGGGGGGGGCCGCGGGGGCAGGCGCCGCAGCTTCCGCAGGAGCGGTAGCTGCCGGAGCGGGGGCGGGAGACGCCGTAGCACGGGGAGAAAGGAGCTTCTGGATCGCAGCCTTCTTCTCTTCAGCGGTTGCAAGTCCCAGCCAGTCGATTCCGAGTTCCTGTTTCATCTGTGACTGTAGGCCTTCCATGCGGTCCCCCGCGGGAAGAGGAATGTAGGGAAGCTGGAGGAATACATCGAATTCCTCTGCGGTCATTTGGGGAATGAGCGAGGACACGTTCTTCAGTTCTTCAGGGGTCAACGCTTGATGCTCCAATATCTTCCGGGAGGCTTCCGGCAAGCGTTGGAACAGACGAAGGGTGGGCAGCTGTTCCTGCGGATTGGTGGTGAGAATTTTCTCACGCGCCAGCTGCTGCAGTTCCGGCGACGCGAGCTTGTCGATTTCGGTTGTCACCTCAGCGGGGAGTTCGTCCGGCTTGGTGATCCCCTTGATGCGGTCCATGATGTCCCGGAAGATGGCGCCGAGGTAACTGAAGGTGCCCATGAGGCGGTTGAGGGACCGCTCCCATCCGGGGCTCTCGAGGCCGTACGCCTTGAGGTTGGGGTACTCCACCGCACCCTTCTCATTCGTCTGCGATTCGAGAACCTTGTCCCCGGCGCTCACATCCACCCCCACGCCTTGCAGGCGTGCGAGGAGCTTCGCCTTTTCCACGGCGGAGGCTTTCTTTGGGTCAAAGCCTTCGGGAATCAGTTTCTGCGCCTTCTCCAATATGTCGTTGTTCTCTTGCTGCGTCAGCGGTTCCGGCTCGAACATGCGGTCGGTGGCGTTCGTCAACTTATCCAACACCGAAGCGGACTCGAGCTTTTTCGTTGCCCTGTCCACGCCGTCCTGGGCCTGGGCGGTGCGATCCCCTGCGGCGCGTTCAAGATCCTGCTGCGTCTCCACTGTGGCTTCGGGTGTCGGCGTATCCATCACGTCCGTCAGTTCCGGCGTCGCCTGGGGGGCGTTCTGGAAGAGGAGACGGTGCTCACGGATGCCGGCGGGGGAGGGGAAGCGGAACATGGGATCATGCAGTGCCGATCTGGGATTCCAGTTTGGAAATCGCGTCGTCATCCTCCCCTTGCGCCTTCATCTCCGCCGTCTGCAACGATTGCCTGTGTATGCTCGTCACGGTCGCTTGCAGCTCCGCGGACCAGGCGCGGAACGCCTCGTCGTACAGCTTGTAGGCCCGGCTGTAGCGCGCGAAACGCTCCTTCCTCTGCGCCTCCGATACCCCGCGGTATTTTTCCTCCAAACCGGGGATGGCGGCGGTGAGGAGGTCGGGCTCGATCTGTCCCATGAGCGCGTCGTACACGTCCGTTCCGGTGGGGATCGGGAAGGTGACGCCGCCGACGGTGATAGTTTTGCCGGACATGGGTCAGGAAGTACGACGTTCCTTCTTCATCACCGTTTCCATGCAGTGGCGCTGTATGGTGCGCCAGTCGAAGGGGAATTTGTGCGTCTCTGCGGCGCGGACGAATGCGGCGAAAATGCCCCACCGGTCACTCCTCTCGAAGAGGAAGCCGTTGCCCGTCTCCTGAACGGGGTCGTAGTCCTCCAGGAGATCGGTCCCGGCGGGGGCAATGGGGACCACGCCGTACTGCAGGCTGTTCGCCACTGCCTCCATGCCGGATGCGTCCTTGAGAAAGAGGGCCATGTCCGATGCCGCGAGCATCTGGTGCACCTCCTTCTCATCGTCCGTCACAATGTGCACGCGGTGGTTCTGGTCTGCGGCGAGCTTGGTGAAGAGCGCCCCGTACTTCTCCGATCCCTTCCCCAGAATCAGGATTTCCATGGGTAGTGTGAGCAGGCCGGGAAGCGTTTCCATGAGGATGTCTCCGCCCAATTTGTCCGTCATCCCCGCAGGGAGACACACCATGGGGCGGCGCGGCTCAGCCGGCCAACCCAGTTCCCGCTGGAGCGCGGTCTTGTTCTGCAGCTTGAGATCGAGGGTCCCAATGCTGAATTTCCGCGCGATGAGGGAGTCGTAGGAGGGAAGGAAGGGGTGCATGGAGATTTCTAGATATTATAGCGCAAAAGTGGGTTTTTGTGGAGCCGTCGGGACTTGACGTAGGTATGAGAAAGTATGAAATGTTACATTTTCTTTCCATCCCCGGCACCCTCTCAATACACCATACGTAATACGTCATACACACTACGAAATACGCATACGCAATGTTGGTTCCCTCGATCTCTTTTCCGTGGCAGTCTGTGCTTCGATGAAGCACCTCGTCCTCATCGACGGTCATCACCTGATGTACAGGGCGTACTACGCCATTCCCCGAACGCTCTGCACGTCCAAAGGGGAGCAGACCAATGCCATGTATGGGGTGGCTTCCATGCTCCTGGCCATCCTCACCATCGAGAAGCCGGATGCGCTGGTCTTCTGTTTCGATGCGGGGGAAGAGACATTCCGTCACCAAGAGAACGCCACATACAAGGAAGGGAGGGCGGAAACGCCGGACGATTTCTACCTCCAGATCCCGCGCATCATGCAGATGGTGGAGGCCTTCGGGTTCAAGCATGTGTCCGATGCCAAGTACGAGGCGGATGACTTCTTATGCGCGTATGCCACGGCCGCCGCGGAAGGGTGGAAGGTGACCATTGTCACGGGGGACCGGGATGCCTTCCAATTGGCCACCGAGAACGTCCGCGTCGCCATTCCCCACAAGGGATACCAGCAGACGGAGTACCTGGGGCCGCAGGAGATCCTAAACAAATACGGCGTGCGGCCGGACCAGATCGCTTCCTATAAAGGCCTGGTGGGGGACGCGTCCGACAACCTTCCCGGGGTCACGGGGATAGGGCCCAAGGGGGCGGCGGCGCTCCTGCAGCAGTACGGGACGCTCCGGGGCGTGTACGAGCACCTGGCCGATATAAAGGAGGGCGTGAGGGCCAAGCTGGAGCGGGACCGCGAACAGGCGTTCTTCTGCGAGCACATGGCCACTCTCGTTTGCGACATGCCCCTCCCGCACTCACTGGACGATGTGACGCTACGGAACATGCCCGTGGAAGCTGTACACAACTTTTTCCGCGACGTGGAGTTCGCGGCCCTGGGAAAGAGGTTTGATACGCTCCTCAGGAGCCCCTATGGCCGGCAACATTGGAACGTACCGATGGTGGAGAAGAAGGTGGAACAGGTGGAGAAACAGATGTCGATGTTCTAAGAAACTCGAGAAAAAATGTTCACAATTCGTATTCACCTCTAAAACAGGGGTATATTCATTGAGTAACTTTTGTGGTTCATCCCTGTGTGTACACAAAATACCTGGGTAGAAAATGTGATCAGGTAGCGGATTTCTGAACACGAAAGATATTCATAGGCCTCTTGCGTGGCTCATCCAAGCCCCGTTAGACTTCCTTCCGTTTTCTTTTGCGACTTCGCCCTCTTCCGCCGGTCGTTTACCCCCTGCTTGTATGTCAAAGGAACGCGTCCTAGCGAGTCTCGACATAGGGAGCGCTAAGATCCGCACCGTCATCGCCGTCGTGGACGGCGCCGACGCCGACCATCGCATTCCCAATGTGATCGGCGTGGGCCTTTCCCCGTCCCTGGGCATGCGCAAGGGGCACGTGATCGATGTGGAGGAACTCATCCACAACATCATCTCCTCCTTGGAGGACGCGGAGCGCATGGCCGGCGTCCCCGTGAACCACGTGTGCGTGGGCATGAGCGGCTCCCACATCGAGAGCTTCGACAGCAGGGGAGTGATCGCCATCTCCGGGTCGGAGATCACCGTGGAGGATATCGCGCGCGTGTTGGACGCGGCGCAGGCCATCTCCATCCCCGCCAACCGCCGCATCCTGCACATCGAGCCCAAGGCGTACGCCGTGGATGAGCAGCGCGCCATCAAGAACCCCCTGGGCATGACGGGGATCCGCTTGGAGGTGGAAGCGCACATCGTCACGGGCCACGTGCAGCACGTGAAGAACATCGAGAAGTGCATCGACCAGGCGGGCGTGGATATCGACGCCCTCGTCCCCTCCACCATCGCCGCCGCGGAAGCCACGCTCACCAAGCGCCAGAAGGAACTGGGCGTGCTGGTGATAGACGTGGGTGCGGGGTGCACCAGCGTGGCCATCTTCGAAGAGGGGACCATCCTCCACTCCTGCTCCCTGCCCGTGGGGGGCGAGAGCGTGACGAGCGACATCGCGATCGGGCTGCGCACCTCCATTGATACGGCGGAGAAGATCAAAATCGAGTTCGGTTCCGTGCTCCCCGGCGAAATGAGCGAACGCGAGATGATCGACCTTTCCACTGTTTCCAAGGTGGATACGCAGACGGTGAGCAAGAAGTACATGGCCGAGATCATGCAGGCCCGCTATTACGAGATCTTCACCCTCATCAAGAACGAGCTCCAGCGCATCGGCCGCAGCGGCATGCTGCCCGCGGGCGCCCTGCTCACGGGAGGGGCGGTCAAGGCTCCGGGCGTGCTGGACCTCGCCCGCGACGTGCTGGGATTGCCCGTGCAAATGGGTTTTCCGGTGGATATCGGCGGCGTGATCGAAAAGGTGGATGACCCCGCTTATGCCACCGCTCTGGGCACACTGGTGTGGGGCATGCGCGAGGAGGAACACCTGGGCAGCCGCAATCCCTTCCAGATGAAACGTGCCGTCAAACAAGTGAGTTCCTGGCTCAAATCGCTCTTTCCCTGAATAGTTTCCTACGACGCCCCGGCGGGGCGTCCCTACACCGGTTTCCTTCCTCCTGTACCTTCATTCCCTCCCTCCCATGTCCGACACGTTCCGTTCCATCTTCGGCCCCCGGCCACAGGCGACACCCCCCACCGTCAGCGGTAGCGGAAGCGCCGGCAGTTCCGCGCAAGATGACACCAGCGCGCGTGAAGTGCGCCCCGATGCCCTTCCCGGAGCGGTGATCCGCGTCCTGGGTGCGGGAGGGTCCGGCGGCAACGCCGTTTCCCGCATGATCCACGAGAAAGTGCAGGGTGTGGAATTCATCGCGGTGAACACCGACGTACAAGCCCTGTACCATAATCCAGCCGACCGCAAGATCACCATCGGGCGGGGGACCACCAAGGGGCTCGGCGCCGGCGCCAACCCGGACATCGGCAAGAAAGCCGCCGAGGAGAGCCTGGAGGAGATCAAGGACGCGCTGGAGGGCACGGACATGCTCTTCATCACCTCGGGGCTGGGCGGAGGCACGGGGAGCGGCAGCACGCCCATCATCGCCGAGGCAGCCCGCAGCATGGGCATCCTAACGGTCGCCGTGGTCACCAAACCCTTCAGTTTCGAGGGGTTCAAGCGCAAGAAGCAAGCGGAGGAGGCTCTGGACCTGCTCAAGGGCAAGGTGGATACCCTCATCACCATCCCCAACGACAAAATCCTTTCCCTCATCGATAAAACCACGCCCCTCGTGGAGGCGTTCCAGGTGGTGGACGAGGTGCTCAAGCACGCCATTGAGGGCATATCCAGCATCATTACGGTGCACGGCCTCGTGAACGTGGACTTCGCGGACGTGAAGGCCATCATGCAAGACGCCGGTACGGCACTCATGGGCATCGGTTATGGCACGGGAG
This region includes:
- the truB gene encoding tRNA pseudouridine(55) synthase TruB yields the protein MRHGFLLIDKPAGITSHDAVAMVRRTLPETHAGHLGTLDPAATGLLVMGVGRKALKVIELFNGLSKEYEAGVRFGAVSTTYDGEGVIEEVKPPGGWTVPQQVILQRTIADRFIGKIDQVPPSYSAIKVGGERAYRKARQGRSVELAARQVEIISCTILSYAYPDLVLDVTCGSGTYIRSLAHDLGRLLRCGGYLKSLRRTKVGRWSVTDAVPPDKAAWARVIPLKEVLRGFPRRELTSQEFKALGYGQDIAGTTAPGTIAWHEELPVALLEQKGEGVIHARKML
- the ftsA gene encoding cell division protein FtsA, which encodes MSKERVLASLDIGSAKIRTVIAVVDGADADHRIPNVIGVGLSPSLGMRKGHVIDVEELIHNIISSLEDAERMAGVPVNHVCVGMSGSHIESFDSRGVIAISGSEITVEDIARVLDAAQAISIPANRRILHIEPKAYAVDEQRAIKNPLGMTGIRLEVEAHIVTGHVQHVKNIEKCIDQAGVDIDALVPSTIAAAEATLTKRQKELGVLVIDVGAGCTSVAIFEEGTILHSCSLPVGGESVTSDIAIGLRTSIDTAEKIKIEFGSVLPGEMSEREMIDLSTVSKVDTQTVSKKYMAEIMQARYYEIFTLIKNELQRIGRSGMLPAGALLTGGAVKAPGVLDLARDVLGLPVQMGFPVDIGGVIEKVDDPAYATALGTLVWGMREEEHLGSRNPFQMKRAVKQVSSWLKSLFP
- a CDS encoding 5'-3' exonuclease H3TH domain-containing protein; translation: MKHLVLIDGHHLMYRAYYAIPRTLCTSKGEQTNAMYGVASMLLAILTIEKPDALVFCFDAGEETFRHQENATYKEGRAETPDDFYLQIPRIMQMVEAFGFKHVSDAKYEADDFLCAYATAAAEGWKVTIVTGDRDAFQLATENVRVAIPHKGYQQTEYLGPQEILNKYGVRPDQIASYKGLVGDASDNLPGVTGIGPKGAAALLQQYGTLRGVYEHLADIKEGVRAKLERDREQAFFCEHMATLVCDMPLPHSLDDVTLRNMPVEAVHNFFRDVEFAALGKRFDTLLRSPYGRQHWNVPMVEKKVEQVEKQMSMF
- the ftsZ gene encoding cell division protein FtsZ, whose protein sequence is MSDTFRSIFGPRPQATPPTVSGSGSAGSSAQDDTSAREVRPDALPGAVIRVLGAGGSGGNAVSRMIHEKVQGVEFIAVNTDVQALYHNPADRKITIGRGTTKGLGAGANPDIGKKAAEESLEEIKDALEGTDMLFITSGLGGGTGSGSTPIIAEAARSMGILTVAVVTKPFSFEGFKRKKQAEEALDLLKGKVDTLITIPNDKILSLIDKTTPLVEAFQVVDEVLKHAIEGISSIITVHGLVNVDFADVKAIMQDAGTALMGIGYGTGDSRAAEAARAAIDSPLLETSIHGAMGILFNITGGTDLSMFEVDEAARIITEASAPEANIIFGAVIDEQFTGQVKVTVVATGFSEKENIITPAAANPAQRLMKATFSRPATTNERDLRSPPMMDPNVKSASPHLNEEELEVPAFMRKPLSK